The Juglans microcarpa x Juglans regia isolate MS1-56 chromosome 2S, Jm3101_v1.0, whole genome shotgun sequence genome has a window encoding:
- the LOC121253094 gene encoding FCS-Like Zinc finger 6-like yields the protein MPTFHYQLLSCSRKLTPFLSVFCLCFSLCIREKKMLLGKRPRPPIRRTSSMTGINVDPSVFEAPDSDLQNPVNDPHATAIGEAPAVAQTMNFVPNGGYVDQRFLATVNSPRSTQLGSNSGTADHFMETAHFLHTCGLCKKRLAPGRDIYMYRGDTAFCSLECREQQMKQDERKEN from the exons ATGCCCACCTTCCATTATCAACTCCTCTCTTGCTCTCGGAAGCTCACTCCCTTCCTCTCTGTGTTTTGTCTGTGTTTCTCTTTGTgcataagagagaaaaagatgtTGCTGGGGAAGCGTCCACGCCCTCCAATAAGAAGAACATCAAGCATGACCGGGATCAACGTGGATCCTAGCGTCTTTGAAGCTCCGGATTCTGATCTTCAAAACCCCGTAAATGATCCTCATGCAACAGCGATTGGAGAAGCGCCGGCGGTGGCTCAGACCATGAACTTCGTTCCGAATGGAGGATACGTCGACCAACGTTTCTTGGCGACGGTGAACTCTCCCAGATCAACCCAGCTTGGAAGCAACTCTGGTACTGCTGATCATTTCATGGAGACTGCCCACTTTCTGCATACGTGTGGCCTCTGTAAAAAACGCCTCGCACCTGGCCGAGACATCTACATGTATAG GGGGGATACAGCGTTTTGTAGTTTAGAGTGCAGGGAGCAACAGATGAAGCAAGATGAGAGGAAAGAGAACTGA
- the LOC121252030 gene encoding inositol-3-phosphate synthase-like yields MFIEKFKVESPNVKYTENEIQSVYNYETTELVHENRNGTYHWIVKPKTVKYEFKTDTHVPKLGVMLVGWGGNNGSTLTAGVIANREGISWATKDKVQQANYFGSLTQASTIRVGSFNGEEIYAPFKSLLPMVNPDDIVFGGWDISDMNLADSMARAKVLDIDLQKQLRPYMESMVPLPGIYDADFIAANQGARANNVIKGTKKEQVQQIVKDIREFKEASKVDKVVVLWTANTERYSNVIVGLNDTTENLLASLDRNEAEISPSTLYALACILENIPFINGSPQNTFVPGLIDLAIKRNSLIGGDDFKSGQTKMKSVLVDFLVGAGIKPTSIVSYNHLGNNDGMNLSAPQTFRSKEISKSNVVDDMVSSNAILYEPGEHPDHVVVIKYVPYVGDSKRAMDEYTSEIFLGGKSTIVMHNTCEDSLLAAPIILDLVLLAELSTRIQLKAEKEGKFHSFHPVATILSYLTKAPLVPPGTPVVNALSKQRAMLENILRACVGLAPENNMILEYK; encoded by the exons ATGTTCATCGAGAAATTCAAGGTAGAGAGTCCGAATGTAAAGTACACAGAGAATGAGATTCAGTCTGTGTACAACTACGAAACCACAGAGCTTGTCCACGAGAACAGGAATGGCACCTATCACTGGATTGTCAAGCCTAAGACTGTCAAATATGAATTCAAGACTGATACCCATGTCCCTAAGTTAGG GGTTATGCTTGTGGGATGGGGAGGGAACAACGGTTCAACCCTCACTGCTGGTGTTATTGCCAACCGAGA AGGCATCTCCTGGGCAACCAAGGACAAAGTACAACAAGCCAATTACTTTGGCTCCCTCACCCAAGCATCAACAATTCGAGTTGGGTCTTTTAATGGAGAGGAGATCTATGCTCCTTTCAAGAGCCTGCTCCCTATG GTGAACCCAGACGACATTGTATTTGGGGGTTGGGATATTAGTGACATGAACTTAGCAGATTCCATGGCTAGGGCCAAGGTGCTGGACATTGATCTGCAGAAGCAATTGAGGCCCTACATGGAGTCCATGGTTCCGCTTCCTGGAATCTACGACGCTGATTTTATTGCTGCCAACCAAGGTGCCCGTGCCAACAATGTGATCAAAGGGACCAAGAAAGAACAAGTCCAACAAATCGTTAAAGATATTAG GGAGTTTAAGGAGGCAAGTAAGGTGGATAAGGTGGTTGTGCTGTGGACTGCCAACACAGAGAGGTACAGTAATGTGATTGTGGGTCTAAACGACACCACCGAAAACCTTTTGGCTTCTCTGGACAGGAATGAGGCCGAGATATCTCCTTCCACCTTATATGCCTTGGCTTGTATTCTTGAAAACATTCCTTTTATCAACGGAAGCCCTCAGAACACTTTTGTACCTG GGCTGATTGATTTGGCTATTAAGAGGAACAGTCTGATTGGTGGGGATGACTTCAAGAGTGGTCAGACGAAAATGAAATCTGTGTTGGTCGATTTCCTTGTTGGGGCTGGTATCAAG CCAACGTCCATAGTGAGCTACAACCATTTAGGAAACAATGACGGGATGAATCTCTCGGCCCCACAAACCTTCCGCTCCAAAGAGATCTCCAAGAGCAATGTCGTTGATGACATGGTTTCCAGTAACGCCATCCTCTATGAGCCTGGCGAGCATCCTGACCATGTTGTGGTCATCAAG TATGTGCCGTACGTGGGGGATAGCAAGAGAGCCATGGATGAGTACACCTCAGAGATATTCCTGGGTGGGAAGAGCACCATAGTGATGCATAACACGTGCGAGGACTCCCTTTTGGCTGCTCCCATCATCCTTGATTTGGTGCTTCTTGCTGAGCTCAGTACTCGTATCCAGCTCAAAGCTGAGAAAGAG GGCAAGTTTCACTCCTTCCACCCTGTGGCTACTATTCTCAGTTACCTCACCAAGGCTCCTCTT GTTCCTCCTGGCACCCCAGTTGTGAATGCACTGTCGAAGCAGCGGGCTATGCTTGAGAACATACTGAGGGCTTGTGTCGGGCTGGCTCCCGAGAACAACATGATTTTGGAATACAAGTGA